A region from the Lycium barbarum isolate Lr01 chromosome 8, ASM1917538v2, whole genome shotgun sequence genome encodes:
- the LOC132606646 gene encoding SKP1-like protein 1A codes for MIVLKSSDGETFEVEEAVALESQTIKHMIEDDCANTSIPLPNVTSKILAKVIEYCKRHVEAPKGDDNKVSDEDLKSFDADFVKVDQSTLFDLILAANYLNIKSLLDLTCQTVADMIKGKTPEEIRKTFNIKNDFTPEEEEEVRRENAWAFE; via the exons atgATTGTATTGAAGAGTTCCGATGGAGAGACCTTTGAGGTTGAAGAGGCAGTGGCTTTAGAGTCACAGACAATTAAGCATATGATTGAAGATGACTGTGCTAACACCAGCATCCCTTTGCCTAACGTCACTAGCAAGATCTTGGCTAAGGTTATCGAGTACTGCAAGCGCCACGTGGAGGCTCCTAAGGGCGATGATAATAAGGTCTCTGATGAGGATCTCAAGTCTTTTGATGCTGATTTTGTCAAAGTTGACCAGAGTACCCTTTTCGATCTCATACTG GCTGCCAACTATTTGAACATAAAGAGCCTGCTTGATCTAACATGTCAGACAGTTGCAGACATGATCAAAGGGAAGACTCCTGAGGAGATCCGTAAGACATTCAACATCAAGAATGATTTCACCcctgaggaggaggaggaagttAGGAGGGAGAACGCCTGGGCATTTGAGTGA
- the LOC132606648 gene encoding SKP1-like protein 1A has product MIVLKSADGETFEVEEAVALESESIKLMFGDDCANTSIPLPNVTSKILAKVIEYCKRHVEAEDNEVSDEDLKSFDADFVKVDQSTLFDLILAANYLNIKSLLDLTCQAVADMIKGKTPEEIRKTFNVKSFTPEEEEEVRRENAWAFE; this is encoded by the exons ATGATTGTACTGAAGAGTGCCGATGGGGAAACGTTTGAGGTTGAAGAGGCAGTGGCTTTAGAATCAGAGAGTATTAAGCTTATGTTTGGAGATGACTGTGCTAACACAAGCATCCCTTTGCCTAATGTGACTAGCAAGATCTTGGCTAAGGTTATTGAGTACTGCAAGCGCCACGTGGAGGCTGAAGATAATGAGGTTTCTGATGAGGATCTCAAGTCTTTTGATGCTGATTTTGTCAAAGTTGACCAGAGTACCCTTTTCGATCTCATACTG GCTGCCAACTATTTGAACATAAAGAGCCTGCTTGATCTAACATGTCAGGCAGTTGCAGACATGATCAAAGGGAAGACTCCTGAGGAGATCCGTAAGACATTCAACGTGAAGTCATTCACTccggaggaggaggaggaagttAGGAGGGAGAACGCCTGGGCATTTGAGTGA